From the Micromonospora sediminicola genome, one window contains:
- a CDS encoding low temperature requirement protein A: MAHRSVARWSWGLRAAAPGSRTTRLELFYDLVFVFAFLSVTTLTASELTPVNLYRFVLVLALLWWSWTGFVRMGNACRADQGSLPLVGFVTVAATFLLVLSAPSAFNDRPGGLPGPLVFAGCYFVIRMAQLTVFGRVDRTDPVRRWRFLLRLTVPTVATVLLVLAGAVRTHLPDGRLTVVLQLTLWTLAVLIEYVVGTTVAWRWWVVTSAGHWAERHALMVLVALGESIIALGLGPKTGLPLTGPVAVAALIGILIVATLWWAYFDTLAFALEQALHHARDRAARLRLARSVYTFLHLPMVTGTILYALGLKDLLAEVADDRTPTWGWALGGFWGGVLFGGVALYLLSIAACWWLAEREVHRPLLVTVAVLAAVSPLAFRVPEVGALALLAVVTAGGVGWETRSEDGKRHRVRQLALEEQLASEAEQSRWRREHL, encoded by the coding sequence GTGGCACACCGAAGCGTCGCGCGCTGGTCGTGGGGGCTGCGCGCGGCGGCACCCGGGTCCCGCACCACCCGGTTGGAGCTCTTCTACGACCTGGTCTTCGTCTTCGCGTTCCTCAGCGTCACCACGCTCACCGCCAGCGAACTCACCCCGGTGAACCTCTACCGCTTCGTGCTCGTGCTGGCGCTGCTCTGGTGGTCGTGGACCGGGTTCGTGCGGATGGGCAACGCCTGCCGCGCCGACCAGGGCTCGCTGCCGCTCGTCGGATTCGTCACCGTGGCGGCGACGTTCCTCCTGGTGCTCAGCGCGCCCAGCGCGTTCAACGACCGCCCGGGCGGCCTGCCCGGCCCGCTGGTCTTCGCCGGCTGCTACTTCGTCATCCGGATGGCCCAGCTCACCGTGTTCGGCCGGGTGGACCGCACGGACCCGGTGCGGCGATGGCGGTTCCTGCTGCGCCTGACGGTCCCGACGGTGGCCACCGTGCTGCTGGTGCTCGCCGGGGCCGTCCGCACCCACCTGCCCGACGGCCGGCTCACGGTGGTGCTGCAACTGACGCTCTGGACGCTGGCGGTGCTGATCGAGTACGTGGTGGGGACCACGGTGGCCTGGCGCTGGTGGGTGGTGACGTCGGCGGGGCACTGGGCGGAACGGCACGCCCTGATGGTGCTGGTCGCGCTCGGCGAGTCGATCATCGCGCTCGGGCTGGGCCCGAAGACCGGGCTCCCGCTGACCGGCCCGGTGGCGGTGGCCGCGCTGATCGGCATCCTCATCGTGGCGACGCTCTGGTGGGCGTACTTCGACACGTTGGCGTTCGCGCTGGAGCAGGCCCTGCACCACGCCCGCGACCGGGCCGCCCGGCTGCGGCTGGCCCGCTCGGTCTACACCTTCCTGCACCTGCCGATGGTCACCGGGACGATCCTCTACGCGCTCGGACTCAAGGACCTGTTGGCCGAGGTCGCCGACGACCGCACCCCGACCTGGGGGTGGGCGTTGGGCGGCTTCTGGGGCGGGGTCCTCTTCGGTGGCGTGGCCCTCTACCTGCTCAGCATCGCCGCCTGCTGGTGGTTGGCGGAGCGGGAGGTGCACCGACCCCTGCTGGTCACCGTGGCGGTACTGGCCGCGGTGTCCCCGCTCGCGTTCCGGGTGCCGGAGGTGGGCGCGCTGGCCCTCCTGGCGGTGGTCACCGCCGGCGGCGTCGGCTGGGAGACGCGCAGTGAGGACGGCAAGCGGCACCGGGTGCGCCAGCTCGCGCTGGAGGAGCAGCTCGCGTCGGAGGCCGAGCAGAGCCGGTGGCGGCGCGAGCACCTGTGA
- a CDS encoding AMP-dependent synthetase/ligase, with amino-acid sequence MALDVPYRSVPDMFLKRVADSPDRQAFAHPAPDDSGPVWLTWEQVGQRAKAIAAGLHGLGVGLEDPVAILANTRLEWVLADFGIMCAGGATTTVYPTTEPDDAVYIVADSGSRVLFAENAAQAAKIAGAELPALTHVVLFDGTPDPAAGVPQLTLAELEERGAAALAAEPDLIDMLVAGIGPDHLATLIYTSGTTGRPKGVELLHGGWCWEGVAQAELGLLRVDDLQYLWLPLSHSFGKTLLCGATHVGLPTYVDGRVDKLVELLGVVRPTLMCGAPRVFEKVYNKAVTTAQGAGGAKAKIFAWGVAVGKEKVALEQAGKPVPAGLRLKYALAEKLVFSKLQARLGGRMRVLVSGAAPLSKEIATFFAAANLPISEGYGLTETSAGAFVNPPGGLKIGSVGRAMGDLECRIDTDGEILMRGRPVMRGYHNLPQETAEAFTADGFFRTGDIGTLDDDGYLRITDRKKDLVKTSGGKYVAPSHIEGMFKAVCPYTSQAVVIGQARNYCTMLVTLDPDAIKGWAAGTPLEGSDYTTIVTSPQAREMVEGYVAELNAKLNRWETIKKVTILPRDLTIEDGEVTPSLKIKRRSVETNFAGEIDKMYEGTLAEL; translated from the coding sequence ATGGCTCTCGATGTACCGTACCGTTCCGTACCCGACATGTTCCTCAAGCGCGTGGCGGATTCCCCCGACCGGCAGGCGTTCGCCCACCCCGCACCCGACGACTCGGGCCCGGTCTGGCTGACGTGGGAGCAGGTCGGGCAGCGCGCCAAGGCGATCGCGGCCGGGCTGCACGGGCTCGGTGTCGGCCTGGAGGACCCGGTGGCGATCCTGGCCAACACCCGGCTGGAGTGGGTGCTCGCCGACTTCGGCATCATGTGCGCCGGCGGGGCCACCACCACCGTCTACCCGACCACCGAACCCGACGACGCGGTCTACATCGTCGCCGACTCCGGGTCGCGGGTGCTGTTCGCGGAGAACGCCGCCCAGGCGGCGAAGATCGCCGGCGCGGAGCTGCCGGCCCTGACCCACGTGGTGCTCTTCGACGGCACGCCCGACCCGGCCGCCGGCGTACCCCAGCTCACCCTGGCCGAGCTGGAGGAGCGCGGAGCCGCCGCGCTGGCCGCCGAGCCCGACCTGATCGACATGCTGGTCGCGGGGATCGGGCCGGACCATCTGGCCACCCTGATCTACACCTCCGGCACCACCGGCCGCCCGAAGGGCGTGGAGCTGCTGCACGGCGGCTGGTGCTGGGAGGGCGTGGCGCAGGCCGAGCTGGGCCTGCTGCGGGTCGACGACCTGCAGTACCTGTGGCTGCCGCTGTCCCACTCGTTCGGCAAGACGCTGCTCTGCGGCGCCACCCACGTCGGCCTGCCCACCTACGTCGACGGCCGGGTGGACAAGCTGGTCGAGCTGCTCGGCGTGGTCCGCCCGACGCTCATGTGCGGCGCGCCCCGGGTCTTCGAGAAGGTCTACAACAAGGCGGTCACCACCGCGCAGGGCGCCGGCGGCGCGAAGGCCAAGATCTTCGCCTGGGGCGTCGCGGTCGGCAAGGAGAAGGTCGCGCTGGAGCAGGCCGGCAAGCCGGTCCCGGCCGGCCTGCGGCTGAAGTACGCGCTCGCCGAGAAACTCGTCTTCAGCAAGCTCCAGGCCCGGCTCGGCGGCCGGATGCGGGTGCTGGTCTCCGGCGCGGCGCCGCTGAGCAAGGAGATCGCCACGTTCTTCGCCGCCGCGAACCTGCCCATCTCCGAGGGCTACGGTCTCACTGAGACCAGCGCCGGCGCCTTCGTCAACCCGCCCGGCGGCCTGAAGATCGGCAGCGTGGGCCGGGCCATGGGCGACCTGGAGTGCCGGATCGACACCGACGGCGAGATCCTGATGCGCGGTCGTCCGGTCATGCGCGGCTACCACAATCTGCCCCAGGAGACCGCCGAGGCGTTCACCGCCGACGGCTTCTTCCGCACCGGCGACATCGGCACCCTCGACGACGACGGCTACCTGCGCATCACCGACCGGAAGAAGGACCTGGTCAAGACGTCCGGCGGCAAGTACGTCGCGCCGTCGCACATCGAGGGCATGTTCAAGGCGGTCTGCCCGTACACCTCCCAGGCGGTGGTGATCGGCCAGGCCCGCAACTACTGCACCATGCTGGTCACCCTGGACCCGGACGCGATCAAGGGCTGGGCCGCCGGCACCCCGCTGGAGGGCAGCGACTACACCACGATCGTCACCTCGCCGCAGGCGCGGGAGATGGTCGAGGGCTACGTGGCCGAGCTGAACGCCAAGCTCAACCGCTGGGAGACGATCAAGAAGGTGACGATCCTCCCCCGCGACCTCACCATCGAGGACGGCGAGGTCACCCCGTCGCTGAAGATCAAGCGCCGCAGCGTGGAGACCAACTTCGCCGGCGAGATCGACAAGATGTACGAGGGCACGCTCGCCGAGCTGTAG
- a CDS encoding terpene synthase family protein yields MRGFALSALHEPPFPARRHPDVERIARESAGWVGDLGLVDDPAGRRRLAGAHAAELAGRASPQASPDGLRLLTDLINWLFVMDDACDDDGLGADPTRLAPTVAALLAVLDRHGDPDAPAPSDAGPLAVALDDLCRRVRGQRQPALLLRLVSQLREYLLALLWEAANREHRRVPGVAEYTQMRRHTGGVRPSFTVTDLARTPRTGAAQRSEPALAALDALATDLVCWCNDLFSYGKERGVAPEAHNLVTTIAGENGQDEPAALRAAAARFNTALATYAERDAALAGAADDGVRAFLDTRRDWIRATYDWSRAAARYT; encoded by the coding sequence ATGCGTGGCTTCGCGCTCTCGGCGCTGCACGAGCCGCCCTTCCCGGCGCGGCGGCACCCCGACGTCGAGCGGATCGCGCGGGAGAGCGCCGGCTGGGTGGGTGACCTGGGCCTGGTCGACGACCCGGCGGGACGACGCCGACTGGCCGGCGCGCACGCCGCCGAACTGGCCGGACGGGCGTCCCCGCAGGCGTCCCCGGACGGCCTGCGCCTGCTGACCGATCTGATCAACTGGCTGTTCGTGATGGACGACGCCTGCGACGACGACGGCCTGGGCGCGGATCCCACCCGGCTCGCCCCGACCGTGGCGGCGCTGCTGGCCGTGCTCGACCGGCACGGCGACCCGGACGCGCCCGCGCCGAGCGACGCCGGGCCGCTCGCCGTCGCGCTCGACGACCTGTGCCGACGGGTCCGTGGGCAGCGTCAGCCGGCGTTGCTGCTGCGCCTGGTCAGCCAGTTGCGGGAATACCTGCTGGCGCTGCTGTGGGAGGCGGCCAACCGGGAGCACCGGCGGGTGCCCGGGGTGGCCGAGTACACGCAGATGCGCCGGCACACCGGCGGCGTACGCCCCAGCTTCACCGTGACCGACCTGGCGCGCACGCCCCGGACCGGTGCGGCGCAGCGGTCCGAGCCGGCGCTGGCCGCGCTGGACGCCCTCGCCACCGACCTGGTGTGCTGGTGCAACGACCTGTTCTCCTACGGCAAGGAGCGCGGCGTCGCCCCGGAGGCGCACAACCTGGTCACCACCATCGCGGGCGAGAACGGGCAGGACGAGCCGGCGGCGCTGCGCGCGGCGGCGGCCCGGTTCAACACCGCCCTCGCCACCTACGCGGAGCGGGACGCGGCGCTGGCGGGCGCGGCCGACGACGGGGTGCGGGCGTTCCTGGACACCCGGCGGGACTGGATCCGGGCCACGTACGACTGGTCCCGCGCGGCCGCCCGCTACACCTGA
- a CDS encoding TIGR03085 family metal-binding protein, with amino-acid sequence MPRYARAEREALADLMLELGPDAPTVNEGWTTRDLAAHLLVRERRPDAAGGILLPPLRGHGESVRRRIAAGPYPELVARVRRPPLWSPVSNPLTDELANGLEFFIHHEDVRRARPGWHPRDLPAGQQRVLWKRVGLLARMALRRFPAEVLVQAPGHGELRAGRGGERLRVVGAPGELVLFLTGRQRVARVQVDGPVERADRLRAAELGF; translated from the coding sequence ATGCCGCGGTACGCCCGGGCGGAGCGCGAGGCGCTCGCCGATCTGATGCTGGAACTGGGACCGGACGCGCCGACGGTCAACGAGGGGTGGACCACCCGTGACCTGGCGGCGCACCTGCTGGTGCGTGAGCGCCGGCCGGACGCGGCCGGTGGGATCCTGCTGCCGCCGCTGCGCGGACACGGCGAGTCGGTCCGCCGGCGGATCGCCGCCGGGCCCTACCCGGAGCTGGTGGCCCGGGTGCGCCGCCCGCCGCTGTGGAGCCCGGTGAGCAATCCGCTCACCGACGAGCTGGCCAACGGGCTGGAGTTCTTCATCCACCACGAGGACGTCCGCCGGGCCCGGCCCGGCTGGCACCCGCGCGACCTGCCGGCGGGGCAGCAGCGGGTGCTCTGGAAGCGGGTCGGCCTGCTGGCCCGGATGGCGTTGCGCCGCTTCCCGGCCGAGGTGCTGGTGCAGGCGCCCGGTCACGGCGAGCTGCGGGCGGGGCGCGGCGGCGAACGACTGCGGGTGGTGGGCGCGCCGGGCGAACTCGTCCTGTTCCTCACCGGCCGGCAGCGGGTGGCCCGGGTCCAGGTGGACGGCCCGGTCGAGCGGGCCGACCGGCTGCGCGCGGCCGAACTGGGGTTCTGA
- a CDS encoding ABC transporter ATP-binding protein, whose product MASGTSRDVLGRGLRVLGRAIREQPRIFAVAVTGSVLFGLLVIASAYVVGGVVGEVVVPAVERGEVGGGVLALAAAALFGISVLRVVGIFGRRLGAGYMQYRLQAAYRRRVTRRYLDLPLAWHHRNSTGTLLSNANSDVEAAWYPIAPLPFAVGTLVMLVGAVASLFVTDWALALVGLAVFPALFALNVVYSRRMAPRQARAQRLRAEVSGIAHESFDGALVVKTMGREAQETARFAARAGDLRDALISVGRLRGVFDPMLETLPSLGTLAVLVVGAIRLRQGAITVTELVSVAFLFTVLAFPVRAIGWVLAELPRSVAGWDRVRRVLDTTGEMPYGEVAFDPATRTPATLGFDDVHFGYEPAEAHLPGAEVLGEVTFTVPAGKTVALVGPTGAGKSTIASLAVRLVDPGSGRVTLDGVDVRELTAASLAATVALVAQVPFVFDDTVRANITLDRDGIGDDEVWAALRLAEADGFVAALPDGLDTMVGERGTSLSGGQRQRLTLARALAGRPRLLVLDDATSAVDPRVEAAILAGLRTPGDGGASASILVVAYRRATIALADEVIYVEQGRVVARGTHSELLATVPGYVDLVTAYEQAEQEREQKRTYDEVAPVPSGLEMEVDR is encoded by the coding sequence GTGGCGAGCGGGACAAGTCGGGACGTGCTCGGCAGAGGGCTACGGGTGCTCGGCCGGGCGATCCGGGAGCAACCGCGCATCTTCGCGGTGGCGGTGACCGGCAGTGTGCTCTTCGGCCTCCTCGTGATCGCCAGCGCGTACGTGGTCGGCGGCGTGGTCGGCGAGGTGGTGGTGCCGGCGGTCGAGCGCGGCGAGGTGGGCGGCGGGGTCCTCGCGCTCGCCGCCGCGGCGCTGTTCGGCATCAGCGTGCTGCGGGTGGTCGGCATCTTCGGTCGGCGACTCGGCGCCGGCTACATGCAGTACCGGCTCCAGGCCGCCTACCGCCGCCGGGTCACCCGCCGCTACCTGGACCTGCCGCTGGCCTGGCACCACCGCAACTCCACCGGCACGTTGCTGTCCAACGCCAACTCCGATGTCGAAGCCGCCTGGTATCCGATCGCGCCGCTGCCGTTCGCGGTCGGCACGCTGGTGATGCTGGTCGGCGCGGTGGCCTCGCTCTTCGTCACCGACTGGGCGCTCGCGCTGGTCGGCCTCGCGGTCTTTCCCGCGCTGTTCGCGCTCAACGTGGTCTACTCCCGCCGGATGGCGCCCCGCCAGGCCCGGGCCCAGCGCCTGCGCGCCGAGGTCAGCGGCATCGCGCACGAGAGCTTCGACGGCGCGCTGGTGGTCAAGACCATGGGCCGGGAGGCGCAGGAGACCGCCCGTTTCGCCGCCCGCGCCGGCGACCTGCGCGACGCGCTCATCTCGGTCGGTCGACTGCGCGGCGTCTTCGACCCGATGCTGGAGACGCTGCCCAGCCTCGGCACCCTCGCCGTGCTGGTGGTCGGCGCGATCCGGCTGCGGCAGGGCGCGATCACGGTGACCGAGCTGGTCAGCGTGGCGTTCCTGTTCACCGTGCTGGCCTTCCCGGTGCGGGCCATCGGTTGGGTGCTGGCCGAGCTGCCGCGCAGCGTCGCCGGCTGGGACCGGGTCCGCCGGGTCCTCGACACCACCGGCGAGATGCCCTACGGCGAGGTCGCGTTCGACCCGGCCACCCGCACACCGGCCACGCTGGGCTTCGACGACGTGCACTTCGGGTACGAGCCGGCCGAGGCGCACCTGCCCGGCGCCGAGGTGCTCGGCGAGGTGACGTTCACCGTGCCGGCCGGGAAGACCGTCGCGCTGGTCGGGCCGACCGGGGCCGGCAAGTCCACCATCGCGTCGCTGGCCGTGCGGCTGGTCGACCCGGGCTCCGGCCGGGTCACGCTCGACGGCGTCGACGTGCGGGAGTTGACCGCCGCATCGCTCGCCGCGACCGTGGCGCTGGTGGCCCAGGTGCCCTTCGTCTTCGACGACACGGTCCGGGCCAACATCACGCTCGACCGCGACGGCATCGGCGACGACGAGGTGTGGGCGGCGCTGCGGCTGGCCGAGGCGGACGGTTTCGTCGCCGCCCTGCCGGACGGACTGGACACCATGGTCGGCGAGCGCGGCACCTCGCTCTCCGGCGGCCAGCGGCAGCGGTTGACGCTGGCGCGGGCGCTGGCCGGGCGGCCCCGGCTGCTGGTGCTCGACGACGCCACGAGCGCCGTCGACCCGCGGGTCGAGGCGGCCATCCTGGCCGGCCTGCGGACCCCCGGTGACGGCGGCGCGTCGGCGTCGATCCTGGTCGTGGCGTACCGGCGGGCCACCATCGCGCTGGCCGACGAGGTGATCTACGTGGAGCAGGGCCGGGTGGTGGCCCGGGGCACGCACAGCGAGCTGCTGGCCACCGTGCCCGGCTACGTCGACCTGGTCACCGCGTACGAGCAGGCCGAGCAGGAGCGCGAGCAGAAGCGCACGTACGACGAGGTCGCGCCGGTGCCCTCCGGCCTGGAGATGGAGGTGGACCGGTGA
- a CDS encoding ABC transporter ATP-binding protein: protein MSASATTAEARTESTWRTLRRGLALSPELKTGLAGTLALALVYMIGRVAVPVAVQRGIDHGIVGGLDLDVISLTVTITAAVLVVTTACGYLMMRRLFTVSETALAGVRTRAFRHVHDLSMLHQQSERRGSLVSRVTSDVDQITQFLQWGGVILIVNLGQLLVTTAVMLAYSWQLTLVVLIAFTPAVLIIRSLQRRLAGAYGLVRQRTGTLLGAIGESVVGAPVIRAYGIAGRTARRLDAAIDGQRLAQQRAIRISILGSSVGELAAGLALAGVVVVGVNLGVDRTLSVGQLTAFLFLVTLFIQPVQIATEVLNEAQNAIAGWRRVLDVLDVAPDVADPGTQGRDLPAGPLDVRFAGVTFAYPGGPPVLHDVTLDIPAKSRVAVVGETGSGKTTFAKLLTRLMDPSEGEVLLSGVDLRRVRFDSLRTRVVMVPQDGFLFDATVGENVRFARPDLTDERLTAAFTELGLADWLAGLPAGLDTPVGERGEALSVGERQLVALARAYVADPDLLVLDEATSAVDPATEVRLQRTLDAVTRGRTTLAIAHRLSTAQAADEVIVVDRGRIVQRGPHDELVRDTDSVYALLYASWLEQTR from the coding sequence GTGAGCGCGAGCGCGACCACGGCCGAGGCACGGACCGAGTCGACCTGGCGGACGCTGCGGCGCGGGCTGGCGCTCTCCCCGGAGCTGAAGACCGGGCTCGCCGGCACGCTGGCGCTGGCCCTGGTCTACATGATCGGCCGGGTGGCCGTGCCGGTGGCGGTGCAGCGCGGCATCGACCACGGCATCGTCGGCGGGCTCGACCTGGACGTCATCTCGCTGACCGTGACGATCACGGCCGCCGTGCTGGTGGTGACGACCGCCTGCGGCTATCTGATGATGCGCCGGCTGTTCACGGTCAGCGAGACCGCGCTGGCCGGGGTGCGCACCCGGGCTTTCCGGCACGTGCACGACCTGTCCATGCTGCACCAGCAGTCGGAGCGGCGTGGCTCGCTGGTCTCCCGGGTCACCAGCGACGTCGACCAGATCACCCAGTTCCTCCAGTGGGGCGGCGTGATCCTGATCGTGAACCTGGGGCAGCTGCTGGTCACCACCGCCGTGATGCTCGCGTACTCCTGGCAGTTGACGCTGGTGGTGCTCATCGCGTTCACGCCCGCGGTGCTGATCATCCGGTCGTTGCAGCGCCGGCTGGCCGGCGCGTACGGGCTGGTCCGGCAGCGGACCGGCACGCTGCTCGGCGCGATCGGCGAGAGCGTGGTGGGCGCCCCGGTGATCCGGGCGTACGGGATCGCCGGGCGCACCGCGCGGCGGCTGGACGCGGCGATCGACGGGCAGCGGCTGGCCCAGCAGCGGGCGATCCGGATCAGCATCCTGGGCAGTTCGGTCGGCGAGCTGGCCGCCGGTCTGGCGCTGGCCGGGGTGGTGGTGGTCGGGGTCAACCTCGGCGTCGACCGGACGCTGTCGGTCGGCCAGCTCACCGCGTTCCTGTTCCTGGTCACGCTCTTCATCCAGCCGGTGCAGATCGCCACCGAGGTGCTCAACGAGGCGCAGAACGCGATCGCCGGCTGGCGTCGGGTGCTCGACGTGCTCGACGTCGCCCCGGACGTGGCCGACCCGGGCACGCAGGGGCGGGACCTGCCGGCCGGTCCGCTGGACGTCCGCTTCGCCGGCGTGACGTTCGCCTACCCGGGCGGCCCGCCGGTGCTGCACGACGTGACGCTGGACATCCCGGCGAAGAGCCGGGTGGCGGTGGTGGGCGAGACCGGCAGCGGCAAGACCACCTTCGCCAAGCTGCTCACCCGGCTGATGGACCCGAGCGAGGGGGAGGTGCTGCTCTCCGGCGTCGACCTGCGCCGGGTGCGCTTCGACTCGCTGCGCACCCGGGTGGTGATGGTGCCGCAGGACGGCTTCCTGTTCGACGCCACGGTCGGGGAGAACGTCCGCTTCGCCCGCCCCGACCTGACCGACGAGCGGCTCACCGCCGCCTTCACCGAGCTGGGCCTGGCCGACTGGCTGGCCGGCCTGCCGGCCGGGCTGGACACCCCGGTGGGGGAGCGCGGCGAGGCCCTCAGCGTGGGTGAGCGGCAGCTCGTGGCGCTGGCCCGCGCGTACGTCGCCGACCCGGACCTGCTGGTCCTCGACGAGGCGACCAGCGCCGTCGACCCGGCCACCGAGGTACGCCTGCAACGCACGTTGGACGCGGTCACCCGGGGCCGGACCACGCTGGCCATCGCGCACCGGCTCTCCACCGCGCAGGCCGCGGACGAGGTGATCGTGGTGGACCGGGGCCGGATCGTGCAGCGCGGCCCGCACGACGAGCTGGTCCGCGACACCGACTCGGTCTACGCCCTGCTCTACGCCTCCTGGCTGGAACAGACCCGCTGA
- a CDS encoding TetR/AcrR family transcriptional regulator produces MSPRRTGRRPGNPDTRESILAAARAAFAERGFDATPIRAVAAAAAVDPALVHHYFGTKEDLFRAAMAIPIDPAELVPRVLAGGRDEVGERMVRTFLGVWDSPAGTAAVALLRSAVSNQWTARLLREFLTTQILRRVVDRLDLDPAEVPLRGALVATQIAGLAMMRYVIRLEPVASATPDTLAATIGPTVQRYLTGPLDGG; encoded by the coding sequence ATGAGCCCACGTCGCACCGGCCGGCGGCCCGGCAACCCGGACACCCGGGAGTCGATCCTGGCCGCCGCCCGGGCCGCCTTCGCCGAGCGCGGCTTCGACGCCACCCCGATCCGGGCGGTCGCCGCCGCCGCCGCTGTGGACCCGGCGCTGGTGCACCACTACTTCGGCACCAAGGAGGACCTGTTCCGGGCCGCGATGGCGATCCCGATCGACCCGGCCGAGCTGGTGCCCCGGGTGCTGGCGGGGGGCCGGGACGAGGTCGGCGAACGAATGGTCCGCACGTTCCTGGGCGTCTGGGACTCCCCGGCCGGGACCGCCGCGGTGGCCCTGCTCCGCTCCGCCGTGAGCAACCAGTGGACCGCCCGCCTGCTGCGCGAGTTCCTGACCACGCAGATCCTGCGCCGGGTCGTCGACCGGCTCGACCTCGACCCGGCCGAGGTGCCGCTGCGGGGCGCGCTGGTCGCCACCCAGATCGCCGGCCTGGCCATGATGCGCTACGTGATCCGCCTGGAACCGGTCGCGTCCGCGACGCCGGACACCCTGGCCGCCACGATCGGCCCGACCGTCCAGCGCTACCTCACCGGCCCGCTGGACGGGGGCTGA
- a CDS encoding ABC transporter permease, translating to MNPKILTATVARILRQLRHDRRTVALLVVVPVVLLTLVYFMYVDQPTPPGAPSTFDRVALIMLGFFPFIIMFLVTSIAMLRERTTGTLERLLTTPLGKLDLLFGYGIAFGLAGVVQSTVASLVAYQVFGLDTAGSPWLVVLIAGVNAVLAVALGLFCSAFARTEFQAVQFMPVVVAPQLLLCGLFVPRGQMAGWLQAVSDALPLSYAVEALQEVGAHAEPTGTMWRDVAIVAGAAVAALVLAAATLRRRSG from the coding sequence GTGAACCCGAAGATCCTGACCGCCACCGTCGCGCGGATCCTGCGCCAACTGCGGCACGACCGGCGCACCGTGGCGCTGCTCGTCGTGGTGCCGGTCGTGCTGCTCACCCTGGTCTACTTCATGTACGTCGACCAGCCCACCCCACCCGGTGCGCCGAGCACCTTCGACCGGGTGGCGCTGATCATGCTGGGCTTCTTCCCGTTCATCATCATGTTCCTGGTGACCAGCATCGCCATGCTCCGCGAACGCACCACCGGCACGCTGGAACGGCTGCTCACCACCCCGCTGGGCAAGCTCGACCTGCTCTTCGGCTACGGCATCGCGTTCGGCCTGGCCGGGGTGGTGCAGTCCACCGTCGCCTCGCTGGTGGCCTACCAGGTGTTCGGGTTGGACACCGCCGGCAGTCCTTGGCTGGTGGTCCTGATCGCCGGGGTGAACGCGGTGCTGGCCGTGGCGCTCGGTCTGTTCTGCTCGGCCTTCGCCCGCACCGAGTTCCAGGCCGTGCAGTTCATGCCGGTGGTGGTCGCCCCGCAACTGCTGCTGTGCGGGCTGTTCGTGCCGCGCGGGCAGATGGCCGGCTGGCTCCAGGCGGTCAGCGACGCGCTGCCGCTGTCGTACGCGGTCGAGGCCTTGCAGGAGGTCGGCGCGCACGCCGAGCCGACCGGCACCATGTGGCGCGACGTGGCGATCGTGGCCGGCGCGGCGGTGGCGGCGCTGGTGCTGGCCGCCGCGACGCTGCGCCGGCGCAGCGGATGA
- a CDS encoding ABC transporter ATP-binding protein, whose product MDDAVSVRDLVIERGKRRVLHGISCAVPRGTVTGLLGPSGSGKTTLMRAVVGVQSVRSGAVDVLGRPAGSADLRHRVGYLTQAPSVYADLTVRENARYFAVLHGRGHAEADRAVADVGLAAAAGQLVGTLSGGQRSRASLACALVGDPELVVLDEPTVGQDPVLRADLWARFHAMAAAGTTLLVSSHVMDEAARCDRLLLIREGRLVADDTPAAVRAATGVDDLEEAFLRLIRGSEEAGA is encoded by the coding sequence ATGGACGACGCGGTGTCGGTCCGTGACCTGGTGATCGAGCGCGGCAAACGGCGGGTGCTGCACGGCATCAGCTGCGCCGTGCCCCGGGGCACGGTCACCGGGCTGCTGGGACCCAGCGGCAGTGGCAAGACCACGCTGATGCGCGCCGTCGTCGGGGTGCAGAGCGTGCGCTCCGGCGCGGTCGACGTGCTCGGCCGTCCGGCCGGATCGGCCGACCTGCGCCACCGGGTCGGCTACCTGACGCAGGCGCCCAGCGTCTACGCCGACCTGACCGTGCGGGAGAACGCCCGCTACTTCGCCGTGCTGCACGGCCGGGGGCACGCCGAGGCCGACCGGGCGGTGGCCGACGTCGGCCTGGCCGCGGCGGCCGGGCAACTGGTCGGCACGCTCTCCGGCGGTCAGCGCAGCCGCGCCTCGCTGGCCTGCGCCCTGGTCGGGGACCCGGAGCTGGTGGTGCTGGACGAGCCCACCGTGGGCCAGGACCCGGTGCTGCGGGCCGACCTCTGGGCCCGGTTCCACGCGATGGCCGCCGCCGGCACCACGCTGCTGGTCTCCAGCCACGTGATGGACGAGGCGGCACGCTGCGACCGGCTGCTGCTGATCCGCGAGGGGCGGCTGGTCGCCGACGACACCCCGGCCGCGGTGCGCGCCGCCACCGGCGTGGACGACCTGGAGGAGGCGTTCCTGCGCCTGATCCGCGGCAGCGAGGAGGCCGGCGCGTGA